In the Staphylococcus sp. IVB6240 genome, one interval contains:
- the tyrS gene encoding tyrosine--tRNA ligase: MKNALIEDLKWRGLIYQQTDETAIEELLNKEEVKIYCGADPTADSLHIGHLLPFLTLRRFQNAGHRPVVLVGGGTGMIGDPSGKSEERVLQTEEQVEQNVRGIQKQMEMLFDFDKENGPILVNNKDWLSQISLIEFLRDYGKHVGVNYMLGKDSIQSRLEHGISYTEFTYTILQAIDFGYLNREYDCKMQIGGSDQWGNITTGIELMRRMYGTTDAYGFTIPLVTKADGKKFGKSESGAVWLDSEKTSPYEFYQFWINTSDDDVVKFLKYFTFLSKEEIAELEQSVETEPHLRKAQQALAENVTALIHGQEALEEAQRISVALFKGDLKALSTKEIKAGFKDVPQVTVSNDTTNIVDALVEAKISSSKRQAREDVQNGAIYINGERQTDLAYELSEEDKYDNAFTIIRRGKKKYFMVNYQ; encoded by the coding sequence ATGAAAAATGCATTAATTGAAGACTTAAAATGGAGAGGTCTTATTTACCAACAAACAGATGAAACAGCGATTGAAGAATTATTAAATAAAGAAGAAGTGAAAATTTACTGTGGTGCGGACCCAACGGCAGATAGTTTACACATCGGACATTTATTACCATTTTTAACGTTACGCCGTTTCCAAAACGCAGGACATCGCCCAGTTGTACTTGTTGGTGGGGGAACAGGCATGATTGGTGACCCTTCAGGTAAATCAGAAGAACGTGTTTTACAAACTGAAGAACAAGTAGAACAAAATGTACGAGGCATTCAAAAACAAATGGAAATGCTTTTTGACTTCGATAAAGAAAATGGTCCCATTTTAGTAAATAATAAAGATTGGTTAAGTCAAATCAGCTTGATTGAATTTTTACGTGACTATGGGAAACATGTTGGTGTGAACTACATGTTAGGGAAAGATTCGATTCAATCACGATTAGAACATGGTATTTCATATACAGAGTTCACATACACAATTTTACAAGCGATTGACTTTGGTTACTTAAATCGTGAGTATGATTGTAAAATGCAAATTGGTGGATCAGACCAATGGGGTAATATCACAACAGGTATTGAATTAATGAGACGTATGTATGGTACGACTGATGCGTACGGCTTTACAATTCCACTTGTAACTAAAGCAGACGGCAAAAAGTTTGGTAAATCTGAATCAGGTGCTGTTTGGTTAGATAGTGAGAAAACAAGTCCATATGAATTCTACCAATTCTGGATCAATACAAGTGATGATGATGTTGTGAAATTCTTAAAATACTTTACGTTCTTATCTAAAGAAGAGATTGCTGAACTTGAACAATCAGTTGAAACAGAACCACATTTACGTAAGGCACAACAAGCACTTGCTGAAAATGTAACAGCTTTAATTCATGGTCAAGAAGCATTAGAAGAAGCACAACGTATTTCAGTAGCACTCTTCAAAGGTGACTTAAAAGCATTGTCAACAAAAGAAATTAAAGCAGGTTTCAAAGATGTACCTCAAGTAACAGTATCAAATGACACAACAAATATTGTGGATGCACTTGTTGAAGCAAAAATCTCATCATCTAAACGCCAAGCACGTGAAGATGTACAAAATGGTGCCATTTATATTAATGGTGAACGTCAAACAGATTTAGCATACGAATTGTCTGAAGAAGATAAATACGATAATGCTTTTACAATTATTCGTCGTGGTAAGAAAAAATATTTCATGGTGAATTACCAATAA
- a CDS encoding alanine--glyoxylate aminotransferase family protein — MYTHHFLLLTPGPTPVPQEIQNAMNTPMVGHRSKAFEKVAKKAFSGLKTVFGSSNEVIILTSSGTSALEASMRNLINPDDHIVVIVSGAFGARFQQIAEAYSHNLHVFHVEWGEAFETEAVLNFIQSIEHPISAVFTQYCETSTSVLHPVAELGQALKQINPELFYIVDGVSCIGAVDVNMDRDKIDVLVAGSQKAMMLPPGLAFVAYNDRAKNQFSEVESPSFYLNLTKHLKSLEADTTPYTPNVPGFQGVVQYCQMVENEGFEHVIQRHDFIRNAVRNALKALSLNLLVTDEAASPTVTAFVPRDADELTYIKSQLSEKFNITIAGGQGKLKGHILRVGHMGFISPFDLLPFIASLEMILSAYRQEDYIGKGTKAFLEVINNEL; from the coding sequence ATGTACACACACCATTTTTTATTATTAACACCTGGACCCACACCTGTTCCACAAGAAATTCAAAATGCAATGAACACACCTATGGTTGGACATCGCTCAAAAGCTTTTGAAAAAGTTGCTAAAAAAGCTTTTTCTGGGTTAAAAACTGTTTTCGGATCATCCAACGAAGTCATCATTCTTACTTCTAGTGGGACAAGTGCATTAGAAGCAAGTATGCGTAACTTAATAAATCCCGATGACCACATAGTTGTCATTGTTTCAGGTGCATTTGGTGCACGATTCCAACAAATTGCAGAAGCTTATTCACATAACCTCCATGTATTTCATGTTGAATGGGGTGAAGCTTTTGAAACAGAAGCGGTGCTCAACTTTATTCAATCTATCGAACATCCTATCTCTGCTGTGTTTACGCAATATTGTGAAACATCGACTTCAGTGTTACACCCAGTTGCTGAACTCGGACAAGCATTAAAACAAATCAATCCAGAACTCTTCTATATTGTTGATGGCGTCAGTTGCATTGGTGCCGTTGATGTCAATATGGATCGAGATAAAATTGATGTTCTTGTTGCAGGAAGTCAAAAAGCAATGATGCTGCCACCTGGACTTGCATTTGTCGCATATAATGACCGAGCTAAAAATCAATTTTCTGAAGTAGAAAGCCCAAGTTTTTACTTAAATCTAACAAAGCACTTAAAATCTTTAGAAGCAGATACCACACCATACACGCCGAATGTACCAGGATTTCAAGGTGTTGTTCAGTACTGTCAAATGGTTGAAAATGAAGGTTTTGAACATGTTATTCAACGTCATGACTTCATTCGAAATGCTGTGCGCAATGCTTTAAAAGCACTGTCGCTCAACTTACTTGTTACTGATGAAGCGGCCTCTCCTACTGTTACTGCATTTGTACCAAGAGATGCAGATGAATTAACTTATATTAAGTCACAATTAAGTGAGAAATTTAATATCACAATTGCTGGTGGACAAGGTAAACTAAAAGGTCACATATTACGTGTCGGTCACATGGGATTTATTTCACCTTTTGATCTTTTACCTTTCATCGCAAGTCTAGAGATGATTTTAAGTGCATATCGCCAAGAAGATTATATTGGTAAAGGAACAAAAGCATTTTTGGAGGTTATAAATAATGAATTATAA
- a CDS encoding zeta toxin family protein: MTLKKFSQSEINLAFKRLTRSLTRGKTISTQPKAILLGGQSGAGKTTLHRMKQKEFQGNIIIIDVNSYQSLHPNYLNLQKEFGKESVHYTKKFAGKMVELLIEELSKQSYHLLIEGTLRTTAVPRETAQLLKSLGYEVSLALIATKPELSYLSTLIRYEELYRIDPTNARATPMEHHDEIVKNLPMRLKELENDQIFKRIQIYQRDKHCVYDSAIDDASAVEILKECLFGQWSEVENEMLRLSSDRLRELTCGNDRSIDTSK, encoded by the coding sequence ATGACATTGAAAAAATTTAGTCAAAGTGAAATTAACCTTGCATTTAAACGACTTACTCGCTCTTTAACACGCGGAAAAACGATCTCCACTCAGCCTAAAGCGATCTTACTGGGCGGACAGAGTGGTGCAGGGAAGACAACGTTGCATAGAATGAAACAAAAAGAATTTCAAGGAAATATTATTATCATTGATGTGAATAGTTACCAATCATTACATCCTAATTATCTAAATTTACAAAAGGAATTTGGAAAAGAAAGTGTTCATTATACCAAGAAGTTTGCAGGTAAGATGGTTGAGTTATTAATTGAGGAATTAAGTAAACAAAGTTATCATCTATTAATCGAAGGGACATTAAGAACAACGGCTGTTCCTAGAGAAACTGCTCAACTTCTGAAGTCTCTCGGGTATGAAGTATCTTTAGCATTAATTGCGACGAAACCAGAATTGTCATATCTCAGCACTTTGATTCGATACGAAGAACTTTATAGAATTGATCCAACTAATGCTAGAGCAACTCCTATGGAACATCATGATGAGATAGTTAAAAACTTGCCTATGCGATTAAAAGAACTAGAAAATGATCAAATTTTTAAGCGAATACAAATTTACCAAAGAGACAAACATTGTGTGTATGATTCTGCAATAGATGATGCTTCAGCGGTAGAAATCCTTAAGGAGTGCCTTTTTGGACAATGGAGCGAAGTTGAGAATGAGATGCTGAGGTTGAGCAGTGATCGGTTGAGAGAATTAACATGTGGAAATGATCGTAGTATAGATACTAGTAAATGA
- a CDS encoding HAD hydrolase-like protein, with product MTKAVLFDVDGVFLDEARCFDVSALTVYELLYDEAYLNLKNGIALETLTESQIMAIRSELFENDQILHRLKSLGINSNWDMLFIVFSVHLIDVLKTLPKNVREAFLDESTFSVTSLKELQSHIEYKGIDYALPLDFLNGLTDGKEQIYEALKKYAGEVLQTEQTALFDINSVMWQLAQELYQEWYLGTKLYEEVEKKTAKTNYKNGYIYDEVVLAPIEGIRHLLQDLKYAGYLLAIATGRTRVETLIPFEALGLLSYFDDAHIVTASEVIEAEKQYPELKPLGKPNPFSYVATYNGNQKDKYHEYATKQTNCMNRNEVTIVGDSLADLLSAQKVNATFIGTLTGLKGTDAADELDAKGADKLVNHVLEIRQHLL from the coding sequence ATGACAAAGGCAGTATTATTTGATGTAGATGGTGTATTTTTAGATGAAGCAAGATGTTTTGATGTATCAGCATTAACCGTTTATGAACTATTGTATGATGAAGCCTATTTGAATCTAAAAAACGGTATCGCATTAGAGACTTTAACTGAGTCTCAAATTATGGCGATTCGAAGTGAATTATTTGAAAATGATCAAATATTACATCGTCTAAAGTCATTAGGAATCAATTCTAACTGGGATATGTTGTTCATTGTATTTTCAGTACATTTGATTGATGTCTTGAAGACATTACCTAAAAATGTAAGAGAAGCATTTTTAGATGAATCTACTTTTTCAGTGACATCTTTAAAGGAATTGCAGTCACATATTGAATATAAAGGTATTGACTATGCATTACCATTAGACTTTTTAAATGGTTTAACAGATGGGAAAGAACAAATTTATGAAGCACTAAAAAAATATGCTGGAGAGGTGCTTCAAACTGAGCAAACAGCCTTATTTGATATCAATAGTGTGATGTGGCAACTAGCGCAAGAATTATATCAAGAATGGTATTTAGGTACAAAACTTTATGAAGAAGTAGAGAAGAAGACAGCAAAAACCAACTATAAAAATGGTTATATCTATGATGAAGTTGTCCTTGCGCCAATTGAAGGAATTCGTCATCTGCTTCAAGATTTAAAATATGCGGGCTATTTACTTGCGATTGCAACAGGACGTACACGTGTAGAAACATTAATTCCATTTGAAGCACTTGGATTGTTATCTTATTTTGATGATGCACATATTGTGACTGCTAGTGAAGTTATCGAGGCTGAAAAGCAATATCCTGAGTTAAAACCACTGGGCAAACCTAATCCATTCAGCTATGTCGCAACGTATAATGGAAATCAAAAAGATAAATACCATGAGTATGCGACAAAACAGACAAATTGTATGAATCGTAATGAGGTGACTATTGTTGGTGATTCACTAGCTGATTTATTAAGCGCACAAAAAGTGAATGCAACATTCATTGGGACATTAACAGGGTTAAAAGGAACAGATGCGGCAGATGAATTAGATGCTAAAGGGGCAGATAAGCTCGTTAATCATGTTCTTGAAATTCGACAACATTTATTATAA
- a CDS encoding glycosyltransferase: MNTIFLTSRLDRDHGGLTASLLNKARILYDYKGLKSKILTFHADHNFNDVKNEIVKRYDLENKTDILNINDYYRERGLQNSPVRYTLDTSELSSVNLKGNVKEFYNNVVKVLEITYDNNSIKEAKYFTENNLCIKKDVIDKDGYLYWTTHYLNKNLSRQVFYRKDGTAFQAREYDATNNKKNIKNVVLFDETITRFNSFDAFKRHFVEEFITDSCNYLVGEARAQDSVILSIKDSRVRKIFMTHSIHIRPGTDIVRAGNRKVLYNLNEVDALVLLTEKQKADVINRFGERTNYFVLPHSIEIPENTQTRDHNKIVMIARLHEEKRLEHAIQAFKKVSKEKPKAQLLIYGDGDQKENLQKLIDKLQLKENVKLMGYANNIDEILQSATCSLITSKYEGFPLAIQESIANGTPVIAYDIRYGPSAMIDHGKNGYLVEEGNINKLASTIIKYLSGSKNERKKFSENSIAKAKTFSDERFAISWINLFEKLKSPKVEVTPNVKLIKLEKKLMPKNTFKIQVEVKVNDHRKHIKPQFWGTFYNRSTIKSDGTRKHKKVNAVVKERKDDLYKLEFLFKSNEFEINEVYDVFLTMQYDTYYFELRVGNDRNPVKVETLKTKKAKPYFTKPHDNLSFKL; encoded by the coding sequence ATGAATACTATTTTTCTTACTAGCAGGTTAGATAGAGACCATGGAGGGCTAACTGCCTCATTACTCAACAAAGCAAGAATATTATATGACTATAAAGGTCTTAAATCTAAAATTCTAACATTTCATGCTGATCATAATTTTAATGATGTCAAAAATGAAATTGTGAAACGATATGATCTTGAAAATAAAACAGATATTTTAAATATTAATGATTATTATCGCGAACGTGGACTACAAAATTCACCAGTTCGATACACATTAGATACGAGCGAATTATCATCTGTTAATTTAAAAGGTAATGTAAAAGAGTTTTATAATAATGTTGTCAAAGTTTTAGAAATAACATATGACAACAATTCTATAAAAGAAGCGAAGTATTTTACTGAAAACAATTTATGCATTAAAAAAGATGTTATTGATAAAGACGGTTATTTATATTGGACAACACACTATCTCAATAAAAACTTATCCCGACAAGTATTTTATAGAAAAGATGGTACAGCATTCCAAGCCAGAGAATATGATGCTACTAATAATAAGAAAAATATTAAAAATGTTGTGTTATTCGATGAAACTATAACTAGATTTAATTCTTTTGATGCTTTTAAAAGACACTTCGTTGAGGAATTCATCACTGATAGTTGTAATTATTTAGTTGGAGAAGCAAGAGCACAAGATTCAGTTATCTTGAGTATTAAAGATAGCAGAGTTAGAAAAATATTTATGACACATAGTATTCACATACGTCCTGGTACTGATATTGTCCGAGCTGGGAATAGAAAAGTTTTATATAACCTAAATGAAGTGGATGCTTTAGTTTTACTTACAGAAAAACAAAAAGCAGATGTTATCAATCGATTCGGTGAAAGAACCAATTACTTTGTACTCCCTCATTCAATAGAAATACCTGAAAATACACAAACAAGAGATCACAATAAAATAGTTATGATAGCAAGATTGCATGAAGAAAAACGATTAGAACATGCAATTCAAGCTTTCAAAAAAGTATCTAAAGAAAAGCCTAAAGCACAGTTATTGATTTATGGCGATGGGGACCAAAAAGAAAATCTGCAAAAATTAATAGATAAACTTCAGTTGAAAGAAAATGTAAAATTAATGGGATATGCAAACAATATCGATGAAATTTTACAAAGTGCGACATGTTCACTTATAACATCTAAGTATGAAGGATTCCCACTAGCTATACAAGAAAGTATTGCAAACGGTACACCGGTCATTGCATATGATATTAGATATGGCCCTTCAGCAATGATTGATCATGGAAAGAATGGCTACTTAGTTGAGGAAGGAAATATAAATAAATTAGCATCTACTATTATTAAATATTTAAGTGGCTCAAAAAATGAACGAAAAAAATTCTCTGAAAATTCCATAGCGAAAGCAAAAACTTTTTCTGACGAACGTTTTGCAATTTCTTGGATTAATTTGTTCGAAAAGTTAAAATCACCTAAAGTTGAAGTAACACCTAACGTAAAATTAATTAAACTCGAGAAGAAATTAATGCCAAAAAATACTTTTAAAATTCAAGTTGAAGTTAAAGTGAATGATCACAGAAAGCATATAAAACCACAATTCTGGGGTACTTTCTATAATAGATCTACTATAAAAAGTGATGGAACTAGAAAACATAAAAAAGTAAATGCAGTTGTAAAAGAAAGAAAAGATGATTTATATAAACTTGAATTTCTTTTTAAATCTAACGAATTTGAAATCAATGAAGTTTATGATGTATTTTTAACTATGCAATATGACACATATTATTTTGAATTGCGTGTTGGAAATGACAGAAATCCTGTGAAAGTTGAAACTCTTAAAACTAAAAAAGCAAAACCATACTTCACAAAACCTCATGATAATTTAAGCTTTAAACTATAA
- a CDS encoding trypsin-like peptidase domain-containing protein, translating to MNSNDNHQNSQTQPYQTPPPRQQKPSWLRLIISALIAGLVGGMIAFGAMNGVSKWLPSDNRSGANVNVAENEKGGNLQDNKSKSYASVNEMIQDKSPSIVGVINEQKAESLEDLLRGKSTDAQPSGIGSGVIYQLNQKDAYIVTNNHVIDGATSIKVQLHNSKQVSAELVGTDPLTDIAVLKIKNRNDIKAIDFADSSKVKTGDSVFAMGNPLGLEFANTVTSGIISASERTIDAETSAGTNKVTVLQTDAAINPGNSGGALVDLNGNLVGINSMKISAPQVEGIGFAIPSNEVKLVIEQLVKHGEVKRPSVGIGMLNVADIPASYKKKLDADSGVYVAEVQRSNSSLKSGDIITEIDGKKVENDSDLRAYLYKNKQPGDTVTFTIKRNGQTQKVDVALAESR from the coding sequence ATGAATTCAAACGACAATCATCAAAATTCACAAACACAACCTTATCAAACACCACCACCTCGACAACAAAAACCTAGCTGGTTACGTCTAATTATTTCGGCACTTATTGCTGGCCTTGTTGGAGGTATGATTGCATTTGGCGCAATGAACGGTGTGTCAAAATGGTTGCCCTCTGATAATCGATCAGGCGCAAACGTAAATGTGGCAGAAAATGAAAAAGGTGGCAATCTACAAGATAATAAATCTAAATCTTACGCATCAGTTAATGAAATGATTCAAGATAAATCACCTTCTATCGTTGGTGTTATCAATGAACAAAAAGCGGAGAGTTTAGAGGATTTACTTCGAGGCAAATCAACAGATGCCCAACCGTCTGGAATTGGTTCAGGTGTGATTTATCAACTCAATCAAAAAGATGCTTATATCGTTACAAATAATCATGTGATTGACGGTGCAACGTCAATTAAAGTTCAACTACATAACTCAAAACAAGTGAGTGCTGAGCTTGTAGGCACAGATCCACTGACAGATATCGCTGTTCTTAAAATCAAAAATCGCAATGATATTAAAGCCATTGACTTTGCCGATTCTTCAAAAGTAAAAACAGGTGATAGCGTCTTCGCAATGGGGAACCCACTTGGTTTAGAATTTGCGAACACGGTCACTTCAGGTATTATCTCAGCAAGTGAACGTACAATTGACGCAGAAACATCAGCTGGTACAAATAAAGTAACTGTACTTCAAACAGATGCTGCCATCAACCCTGGTAACTCTGGTGGTGCACTTGTAGATCTTAACGGAAACTTAGTCGGTATTAACTCTATGAAAATCTCTGCCCCACAAGTTGAAGGGATTGGTTTTGCTATTCCAAGTAATGAAGTAAAATTAGTGATTGAACAATTGGTTAAACATGGAGAAGTAAAACGTCCTTCAGTCGGTATCGGCATGTTAAATGTGGCAGATATTCCCGCTTCATATAAAAAGAAATTGGATGCAGATAGCGGTGTGTATGTCGCTGAAGTTCAACGTAGCAATAGTAGCCTAAAAAGTGGTGACATCATCACTGAAATTGATGGCAAAAAAGTTGAAAATGATTCAGATCTACGCGCTTATCTGTATAAAAATAAACAGCCTGGTGATACTGTAACATTTACAATTAAACGTAATGGACAGACTCAAAAAGTAGATGTCGCATTAGCTGAATCTCGATAA
- a CDS encoding SACOL1771 family peroxiredoxin: MVQHDFKTKVTWHGGRDEVGHLTGDILSHDVSIPSSLGGKGQGTNPDELLVGAASSCMTISLAAALERAHLTPLKIDMQSAGTATFENRRFTMTKITHRPIIQVADEQTMLKLKQRIDSLIQIADKNCMVSNSLRGNVEIEVFPEITY; this comes from the coding sequence TTGGTACAACATGATTTTAAAACAAAAGTCACTTGGCACGGTGGACGTGACGAGGTCGGTCATTTAACAGGAGATATTCTGTCACATGATGTTTCCATCCCTAGTTCATTAGGTGGTAAAGGACAAGGTACAAATCCTGATGAATTACTTGTCGGCGCAGCATCCAGCTGTATGACCATATCACTTGCTGCTGCTTTAGAACGTGCACATTTGACTCCCTTAAAAATTGATATGCAATCAGCAGGCACAGCGACATTTGAAAACCGACGTTTTACAATGACCAAAATTACGCATCGCCCTATTATTCAAGTAGCAGATGAACAAACGATGTTGAAATTAAAACAACGCATCGACTCATTAATTCAAATCGCTGATAAAAATTGCATGGTTTCTAATAGCTTAAGAGGAAATGTGGAAATTGAAGTCTTTCCTGAAATTACCTATTAA
- a CDS encoding 1-acyl-sn-glycerol-3-phosphate acyltransferase — MLYNFIGSVLNFLIVKRLKNLEVIGKEHEPDNHEYLVTCNHESYNEIVLLGVALLPNQIHFMAKQELFENKLFGKFLSALNAFPVNRENPGPSTLKIPVKLLNSNKTVGIFPSGHRTKEEVPLKRGAATIAMLAKKPILPAAYVGPTKIIGMLTGKAYIKFGEPIDTTTFPEGMKRQEKVEYLTNLIGERTKQLQKELNEYVKTK; from the coding sequence ATGCTCTACAATTTTATCGGGTCAGTCTTAAACTTTTTGATAGTTAAAAGATTGAAAAATTTAGAAGTCATTGGAAAAGAACATGAACCAGATAACCATGAGTATCTCGTAACATGTAATCATGAAAGTTATAATGAAATTGTCTTATTAGGAGTTGCCTTGCTCCCAAATCAAATTCATTTTATGGCAAAGCAAGAACTGTTTGAAAATAAACTTTTTGGGAAGTTTTTATCTGCATTGAATGCCTTTCCAGTAAATCGTGAAAATCCAGGGCCAAGTACGTTGAAAATTCCTGTTAAATTATTGAATTCTAATAAAACAGTAGGGATTTTTCCATCAGGACATAGAACAAAAGAAGAAGTACCGTTAAAACGCGGTGCGGCTACCATTGCTATGTTAGCGAAGAAACCAATTTTACCTGCAGCATACGTTGGACCGACTAAAATCATTGGTATGTTAACAGGTAAAGCATATATTAAGTTTGGAGAACCGATTGATACAACAACTTTTCCAGAAGGTATGAAACGCCAAGAAAAAGTAGAATATCTTACAAACTTAATTGGCGAACGTACGAAACAATTACAAAAAGAACTGAATGAATACGTTAAAACAAAATAG
- the serA gene encoding phosphoglycerate dehydrogenase, with translation MNYKVLVADPISDDGLHQLHEDDAFEVVHKTGLTENELVDIINDYDALIVRSQTQVTAKILKSATNLKVVARAGVGVDNIDIDTATKEGIVVINAPDGNTISATEHSVAMLLSMSRNIPQAHASLKNGEWDRKTFRGTELYQKTLGVIGTGRIGIGVAKRMQSFGMQILAFDPYLTESQANELGFKRASVEEIAQSADFVTVHTPLTEKTRGLVNDDFFNLAKPNLRIINVARGGIIDEAALIRALDEDKIAGAALDVFENEPAVGTPVTQHPKIIVTPHLGASTIEAQEKVALSVAEEIIEILKYQKVSHAVNAPKVIFDHSEDIQPFVELAQTTGELAIQLLPKAPRTMNITYSGDLALDDTSLLTRTLAKGVLQEDMGDHVNLINALMLLNEQNVSYTIEKTKGVQGFSNYIEVELINKEDRAKIGMTVLSGFGPRIVRIDDYAVDFKPERYQLFVQHTDQPGMIGRTGQILGEHDINIASMYVGRKQIGGRAMMILSIDHPINSDVHQALLGIPGIKSIQLVTLNE, from the coding sequence ATGAATTATAAAGTACTCGTAGCAGATCCTATTTCTGATGATGGATTACATCAATTACATGAGGATGACGCTTTTGAAGTTGTCCACAAAACTGGATTAACTGAAAATGAACTCGTTGATATTATTAATGATTACGACGCTCTCATCGTTAGAAGTCAAACGCAAGTAACAGCCAAAATTTTAAAAAGTGCCACAAATTTAAAAGTGGTTGCGAGAGCTGGTGTAGGCGTTGATAATATTGACATTGATACAGCAACTAAAGAAGGTATCGTTGTCATCAATGCACCTGATGGGAATACGATTTCAGCGACAGAACACTCTGTAGCAATGCTTTTAAGTATGTCTCGTAATATACCACAGGCACATGCATCATTAAAAAATGGAGAATGGGATCGCAAAACATTCCGTGGTACTGAACTCTACCAAAAAACACTGGGTGTGATTGGGACAGGTCGAATTGGAATTGGTGTTGCGAAACGCATGCAGAGTTTCGGTATGCAAATTCTCGCATTTGACCCCTATCTTACAGAGTCACAAGCCAATGAATTAGGCTTTAAACGTGCATCTGTTGAAGAAATTGCACAGTCTGCAGATTTTGTAACGGTACATACGCCATTAACTGAAAAAACACGTGGATTAGTAAATGATGACTTTTTCAATCTTGCAAAGCCAAATTTAAGAATTATCAATGTAGCGCGTGGCGGTATTATTGATGAAGCAGCTTTAATTCGTGCACTTGATGAAGATAAAATTGCTGGCGCCGCTCTAGATGTATTTGAAAATGAACCTGCTGTCGGTACACCCGTCACGCAACATCCAAAAATCATTGTCACACCTCATTTAGGTGCATCAACGATAGAAGCACAAGAAAAAGTCGCTTTATCTGTCGCTGAGGAAATTATTGAAATTCTTAAATATCAAAAAGTATCACATGCTGTCAATGCACCAAAAGTTATCTTTGATCACTCAGAAGATATACAACCATTTGTAGAATTAGCACAAACAACAGGTGAACTTGCAATTCAATTACTCCCTAAAGCACCACGGACTATGAATATTACCTATAGTGGTGACTTAGCTTTAGATGATACAAGCTTATTAACACGTACATTAGCAAAAGGTGTTTTACAAGAAGATATGGGCGATCACGTCAACTTAATTAATGCGTTAATGTTACTGAATGAACAAAACGTCTCATATACGATTGAAAAAACAAAAGGTGTGCAAGGCTTTAGCAATTACATCGAGGTCGAGTTAATTAATAAAGAAGACCGTGCCAAAATTGGTATGACGGTATTGAGTGGTTTTGGACCACGAATTGTTAGAATAGATGACTACGCTGTGGATTTTAAACCAGAACGTTATCAACTCTTTGTTCAACATACTGACCAACCTGGTATGATAGGAAGAACCGGTCAAATATTAGGTGAACACGATATCAACATTGCATCAATGTATGTCGGACGAAAACAAATTGGTGGACGTGCCATGATGATTTTATCTATTGATCACCCTATCAATTCAGATGTACATCAAGCATTATTAGGTATTCCTGGTATTAAGAGCATACAACTCGTGACACTGAATGAATAA